TTTCTTTTCTGTAGGCGGCATTAACACGTCCAAGAAAAGCCCCGTCAGCACTCAATGGCGTATTTACATCGGCAGTTAAACGATTGTAGCCGTAGCTTCCGGTAATGTAATTAATGCTCCCGCCAAAAGTTTCATATGGTTTTTTTGTAATACGATTGATAACACCCCCGTAATTCGCACGTCCGTGACCGCCGAATAAAGTTCCCGACGGGCCTTTAATAACTTCAATGTTTTCAATATTAGCCATGTCGTTTTCGGTCCAGTTTCCCAGCATTTTTCCATCTCTGAAAAAAGCCTGCTCATCAAAGCCTCTTAAATAAGAACCTGATCTTACACCGGGTTCCGAATTGCCCGAAACTACTCCCGCCGCACTTTTTAGGGCATCGTCAAAATTCGTAAGAACCTGCTGTTCGATAATTTTTGAATTGATAACCGAATAAACTTGTGGATTTTCTAAGTTTTTAAGCGGCATTCTGGCCACATAGACACTTTCTTTAGATGACATTTTTTTTCGGTCGCTCGTTACAATTACTTCCTGTAATTCTTTATTCGAGACTTTTAATTGTAAAGAAAGGGGAGTCGTGGTGTTTTCGTTTACGCTTACTTCTTCTACGACTGTTTCATATCCTGACAGGGAAAGCTGTAAGGTATAGTTTCCCGGTTTTACTTTGTTGAATTCGAAAAGTCCGTCTTCGTTAGTTACGGCAGCCAGTTTAGTGCCTTTTAAAACGATATTTACAAAAGATGCCGGATCACTGTCGGATGTTGTTACGGTACCTTTTATTTTTCCTGAATTTTGCTGTGCCTGCGTGGTTAAGGCGAAAAAAAATACACCTAGTAAAAGTGTATATTTTAGAAGGATTTGATTGATAATTTTCATTGGTATTTTTTAATGGTTATTTGTTGTTATTATTTAGAATAAATAAAAACAACGCAAATGTAAAAATTTATTTTTGGCTTTTAAGTTTTTTATTTATCAATTAAAGGTGAATATGTTATACCGTTTTTTTCTTTTTTTTTAGATGATAATATAATGCTGAAGAGACTTAATATTTACTGAGATTTCGGGTTTTTCGGTTTGGAATTCGTATTAACTTTTTTAATGATATTTTAATTTAATTATCATAAAATACTAATTTAGCATTCAGAAATTTTAATCCAAAATCAATAAATACCACTCTTTAAATGGAAAATATCACAGTAATTATTATGTTACTTTTTGGCGTTGCTTTTTTAAGTTTAATCAGCAAAAGATATAATTTTCCAATACCTATTGTACTCGTAATGTGCGGGGTTATTATTAGTGTTATTCCGGGGCTTCCGGTTATTGCCCTTAGTCCGGAGATTGTATTTATTATATTTCTGCCGCCGCTTTTATATCATGCCGCGTGGCATACCAGCTGGTCTGATTTTAAGCAGACAATCCGTCCGATTACTTTAGCGGCAGTTGGTTTGGTTTTTTTTACAACCGGACTTGTTGCTGTAGCAGCGCACTGGCTTATTGATGATATTTCCTGGCCTTTGGCTTTTTTACTGGGGGCTATTGTTTCGCCTCCTGATGCCGTTTCTGCTACGGCGATTACAAAAGGTTTAGGTCTTCACCCAAGATTAATTGCTATTCTGGAAGGGGAGAGTCTGGTAAACGATGCGAGCGGTCTTGTTGCCTACAAATATGCGCTTACAGCAATTACTGCCGGAAATTTTGTTTTATGGCAGGCGGGACTCAACTTTGTTCTAATGTCGGTTTTGGGTATTGCAATTGGTCTTGCAGTTGGTTTTATAATGAACTTTATTCATAGAAGATTTGTCTGCGATGATATTATCGAAGTAACCCTTACGTTATTGACTCCTTTTGCGTCTTACCTGATAGCGGAGCACTTTGAAGGTTCTGGAGTTTTGGCTGTTGTCGCTACCGGACTTTTCCTGGCGGCAAGATCAGGAACGATTTTTTCTCATGAAAGCCGAATTATGACCAATACCATTTGGGATGTTTTAAGTAATATCTTAAACGGTTTGATTTTTATTTTAATAGGATTACAGCTTAGGCAGATTATTAACGGAATCAGCAATTACTCCGGAACTTCTTTATTTATCTGGGGTGCAGTAATTAGTATTGTGGTAATTGTGGTTCGTTTTTTATGGGTAATTCCGGCAGCTTTGATTCCAAGAATGATCAGTAAAAGAATCCGCAATAAAGAAGAATTTGATATTCGTAATATGATTATTTTCGGATGGTCGGGAATGCGTGGCGTGGTTTCTATGGCTGCAGCCCTGGCACTTCCGTTAATGCTTAATGAAAAAGAAGAATTTCCACTTCGTAATTTAATTATTTATCTGGTTTTCTGCGTGATTCTCTCGACTTTGGTTATTCAGGGGCTTTCGCTTCCGTGGCTGATTAAAAAACTAAAAATAGAGCGTTATTCGATTATTGCCGAAGAATACAGCGTGCGAAATATGATTGTTTCTGAAACCATTGCGCATATCGAGGATAATTTTTCTTTACTTGATGATGATTTGCTGCACAACATAAAAAGTAAATATGAAGTCAAATTTAACCGTTTGCAGAAAACGGAACTTCCGGCTAATTTTTTCGGAAACGGAAAAGTTCTGGGAGGCGAGGTTTTTAATGAATTTACCAAACTGCAGATTGATCTTTTGAATATTGAAAGAAACAAACTGGAAGTAATGCATAAATCGGGTTCTGTCAATGAGGAAATCTTTCGCAAAATAGAAAAAGAACTCGACCTTGAAGAAACCCGACTTTGGATGGAAATGTATGAAGAATAACGTTTAAATAATTTGTAAGTGCGGTCTGACCTGCATGCTTACAATATCACAGCGTTTAGGCTGTGAGAGACAGAATAATACGCTCATGGCAATATCTTCTGCTTCGAGCATTTCCATTTTTTCGATTTTTTCTTCCTGAACTTCTTTTGGATCCGGCTGCATGTCGCTGGTTACGGCACCGGGTTCAACATGAGAGACTTTAATGCCCAGCGGATTAATTTCTTTACGAAGCGCCGTGCTGAAACCGCGAATGGCTGTTTTGGTGGCTACATAAATAACACCGGTTTTTTCCTTCACTTCGGCACTCATCGAACCAATGTTTACAATATGTCCGGATTTTTGTTCTTTCATTCGGTTAACGGCTTCTTTTGCAAAAGCAATATATCCCAGAATGTTGGTTTCGAGAATGTATTTCCAGTCGTCATAATCGCCTTCGATAATACCTCGGGCAGGCAGTGCGGCATTATTGATTACTATATCAATACCGCCCAGCAGACTGTCGACTTTATCCCAAACGAGGTCAATATCTTTTTTGCTGGTAATATCGGCTGTAACACCGTAAATTTCTCCGGATGATGATTTGGTTTTGATATCTTCCATAGCATGGTTAAAATCATTTTCATCTCTTCCAAAGATAATTACACGGCCGCCAAGCGAAACCAGTAATTCTGCAATAGCTTTCCCGATTCCGGTAGTACCGCCGGTTACTACAATGCGTTTTTGATTGATATATTGATTAAAGTAATTTGCTAAATTTTCCATATTTCTGTCTTTAATAATGATTATTTGATTTGTTGGGTTTAATTGTTACAATTCATAGAAATATCTCCAAACAGCTATACGAGTTGTAAAAATCAAAAGGACGTTTTACTTTTTTAAGTGTTCAATTTTTCTCAAAAAACGACCTGATTATTTAATATCTAATTTGCTGAGATCTGATTTTGCAGGTCCGTTAAGTATGGTGCCGTCCGAAGCAAATCGTGATCCGTGGCAGGGACAGTCAAAGGACTTTTCATCTGGATTCCATTGTACAATACAGCCTAAATGCGGGCATACGGCCGAAAATGCCTTTAAAGTGTTGTCATAATCCCTGTAAACAGCAATTTTTCGTAATCCCGAAGAGAGAATTCCCCCGTTTCCCGGTTCTAAATCGGCAGTATTATTTAAGTCAGCTGCAGTAATCCAGTCCAGATATTGCGAAGCCATGTTTCCGGCTTCTTTCATAAAATCGCCAAGGGCTTTAAAAGTAATTCGGGACGGATCATATAAGTCTTCCCATTTATTTTTATTTCCCTGAATGATATCACTTATGATCATAGCGCCAATTGTGGCGTGTGTCATTCCGTTTCCGGAATCTCCCGTAATAATGTATATATTGTCATCGCCCGGGTTTTTTCCCATAAATCCTAGTGAATCTACGGGTTCCATTACCTGACCGGACCATCTATAGCTGATTTCATCCAGCAGCGGAAAATGTCTTCGGGTCCAGATTTCGAGTCTTTCATAACGTTCTGTTTCCGAAATCCCCTCTTCATCGGCCTGACCGGTTTTATGATCTTCTCCGCCCGAAATCAGGAGATCGTATTCATCATCAAAACTTTCAAGACGAACATAATGATACGGCTGCGAAACCCATTTCGATTCCATATCACCTGTGTCCCACCATAGGGCGTGAGGCAGGCTTCCTTTCGGAATTTTCCCTGCAATAACATACGTTCTGTATGCGTGTTGTTTGGTGTGCATGGTTACCACGTCATTAATAGGTGTATTAGTTGCAGCGACAATATGACGGGCTTTAAAATTGAAACCATTAACCGAAGCTCCTTCTTTCGTTATGTTTTCGGCATGTGCTTCAGTATATATGGTTCCGCCGAGAGCGGTAACGGCTTCGGCTAGTCCTTTTAAGTAATGAAGAATATGAAACTGCGCCTGATTTTTAAACACAATACAGCGCTGGTTTTCGGTTCCGGCAAGAGACGGAATATGATTTAGCAGTAAAGTATCCAGTCCGGCATTTTGCGTGGCTTCGTATTCTTTATCCAGATTTTTTTCTTTATCAGATGGGTGCAGGAATAAATACCCGTTTACTCTTTTAAAATCGCAGTTAATCTCTAATTCGTTTACAATGCTTTCGATTTCATTAATTGCCGCGGTGTGGCTGTCGGCTGCAAGTTTGGCTTTTTCTTTTCCAAATATATTTTCAAGGTAATAATATCTGTCATCCAGTGCACAGGTTAAATGCGCTGTTGTTCTTCCTGTTTCACCGCTTCCTATAAAACCGTCTTCAACAAGAACAACTTTTCTTCCGGCTCTTAAAAGTTTATAAGCTGTTGTAAGACCTGCAATACCGCCGCCTATGATAAGCACATCGGTACTGACATCCTGAGAGGGCTGATCGAACGAAATAATATCAGTCGAATCAATCCAAAAAGAAACATTATCTCCGGATGTTATGCTTCCTTCGTTTAAATTGTGATTTGAATTTTCCATGACTTTCTTTTTTAAAAGAGCTTATCTCAAAGCTAGCAGCAACTCAATAGAAATGCCTTACAATTTATTTTAAGGATCTTACAGGATTGCCAGTCAGGTTTTATGTAAGAATTAAAACGAATGCTATAAACAGAACTCATTTATTAATA
This portion of the Flavobacterium gelatinilyticum genome encodes:
- a CDS encoding FAD-dependent oxidoreductase; this translates as MENSNHNLNEGSITSGDNVSFWIDSTDIISFDQPSQDVSTDVLIIGGGIAGLTTAYKLLRAGRKVVLVEDGFIGSGETGRTTAHLTCALDDRYYYLENIFGKEKAKLAADSHTAAINEIESIVNELEINCDFKRVNGYLFLHPSDKEKNLDKEYEATQNAGLDTLLLNHIPSLAGTENQRCIVFKNQAQFHILHYLKGLAEAVTALGGTIYTEAHAENITKEGASVNGFNFKARHIVAATNTPINDVVTMHTKQHAYRTYVIAGKIPKGSLPHALWWDTGDMESKWVSQPYHYVRLESFDDEYDLLISGGEDHKTGQADEEGISETERYERLEIWTRRHFPLLDEISYRWSGQVMEPVDSLGFMGKNPGDDNIYIITGDSGNGMTHATIGAMIISDIIQGNKNKWEDLYDPSRITFKALGDFMKEAGNMASQYLDWITAADLNNTADLEPGNGGILSSGLRKIAVYRDYDNTLKAFSAVCPHLGCIVQWNPDEKSFDCPCHGSRFASDGTILNGPAKSDLSKLDIK
- a CDS encoding SDR family oxidoreductase encodes the protein MENLANYFNQYINQKRIVVTGGTTGIGKAIAELLVSLGGRVIIFGRDENDFNHAMEDIKTKSSSGEIYGVTADITSKKDIDLVWDKVDSLLGGIDIVINNAALPARGIIEGDYDDWKYILETNILGYIAFAKEAVNRMKEQKSGHIVNIGSMSAEVKEKTGVIYVATKTAIRGFSTALRKEINPLGIKVSHVEPGAVTSDMQPDPKEVQEEKIEKMEMLEAEDIAMSVLFCLSQPKRCDIVSMQVRPHLQII
- a CDS encoding Na+/H+ antiporter translates to MENITVIIMLLFGVAFLSLISKRYNFPIPIVLVMCGVIISVIPGLPVIALSPEIVFIIFLPPLLYHAAWHTSWSDFKQTIRPITLAAVGLVFFTTGLVAVAAHWLIDDISWPLAFLLGAIVSPPDAVSATAITKGLGLHPRLIAILEGESLVNDASGLVAYKYALTAITAGNFVLWQAGLNFVLMSVLGIAIGLAVGFIMNFIHRRFVCDDIIEVTLTLLTPFASYLIAEHFEGSGVLAVVATGLFLAARSGTIFSHESRIMTNTIWDVLSNILNGLIFILIGLQLRQIINGISNYSGTSLFIWGAVISIVVIVVRFLWVIPAALIPRMISKRIRNKEEFDIRNMIIFGWSGMRGVVSMAAALALPLMLNEKEEFPLRNLIIYLVFCVILSTLVIQGLSLPWLIKKLKIERYSIIAEEYSVRNMIVSETIAHIEDNFSLLDDDLLHNIKSKYEVKFNRLQKTELPANFFGNGKVLGGEVFNEFTKLQIDLLNIERNKLEVMHKSGSVNEEIFRKIEKELDLEETRLWMEMYEE